ATGGCACTTGAGGTTCTTTCCACCGCCAGAGGTTTGCCATCAGTTTGCGGGGCAGTTACGCCCCTTCAGCTAGCAGGAACTCGCTATGAATATCACTCCTCCGTGGTGGCAGAACGGTGTCATCTACCAGATTTACCCGAAGAGTTTTCAGGACACGACCGGCAGCGGTACCGGCGATCTGAAGGGCGTGATTAAGCGTCTGGATTACCTCAAGACGCTGGGCGTAGACGCCCTCTGGATTACACCGTTTTATGTCTCGCCTCAGATAGATAACGGCTATGACGTCGCTAACTACTGCGCTATAGATCCGACCTACGGCACGCTGGAAGATTTTGATTTGCTGGTAGCAGAAGCCCACCAGCGTGGTATTCGCCTGGTGCTGGATATGGTGTTTAACCACACCTCTACGGAGCACGACTGGTTTAAGCAGGCGCAGGATAAACACAGCCCGTACCGCGAGTTCTATATCTGGCGCGACGGCACGCCGGATATTCTGCCGAACAACTGGCGTTCAAAGTTTGGCGGCAATGCCTGGCAGTGGCAGGCGGAAACCGGTCAATACTACCTGCATCTGTTCGCGCCTGAGCAGGCAGACCTTAACTGGGAAAACCCGGCGGTTCGCGCTGAACTGAAAAAGGTTTGCGAGTTCTGGGCCAACCGCGGCGTGGACGGCCTGCGCCTCGACGTGATTAACCTGGTGTCAAAAGACCTCGCATTCCCGAACGACGTAAATGGTGGCGATGGCCGCCGTTTCTACACCGATGGCCCACGTATTCACGAATTTTTGCAGGAATTTAGCCGCGATGCTTTTAAGCCGCTCGGCCTGATGACCGTCGGCGAGATGTCCTCCACTTCGCTGGATAACTGCCAGAAGTATGGCGCCCTGGACGGCAGCGAGCTGTCGATGACCTTTAACTTCCATCACCTGAAGGTGGACTATCCCGGCGGTGAGAAATGGACGCTGGCAAAACCTGACTACGTGGAGCTGAAGTCCATCTTCAACCACTGGCAGCAGGGGATGCATAACGTGGCCTGGAACGCGCTGTTCTGGTGTAACCACGACCAGCCGCGCATCGTGTCCCGTTTTGGCCACGAAGGCGAACTGCGAACGACATCCGCGAAGATGCTGGCGATGGTGCTGCACGGCATGCAAGGCACGCCGTACATCTATCAGGGGGAAGAGATTGGGATGACCAACCCGCATTTCTCCAGCATCGACCAGTACCGCGATGTGGAAAGCCTCAATATGTTTGCCGAACTGCGAACTCTTGGGCGCGACAGCGACACGCTAATGGCTATTCTTGCCAGTAAGTCGCGCGACAACAGCCGCACGCCGATGCAGTGGGATGCCGGCAGTAACGCAGGCTTTAGCGAAGGCACGCCGTGGATTGGCCTGTGCGATAACTACCAGACGGTCAACGCCGCAGCGGCGCTGGAAGACAAAGATTCGGTCTTCTATACCTACCAGCAATTGATCAAGCTGCGTAAGGCTGAGCCGGTGCTGACCTGGGGGAATTATCAGGATCTGCTGCCAGAGCACCCGCTGGTGTGGAGCTATAGCCGCCAACACGAAGGCCAGACGCTGATCGTTGCCGCTAACCTTAGCGGGGAAGCGCAATGGCTGCAGCTGGAAGGGCATGAAGGCGAATGGGATGTGCTGATGAGTAACTACGCTGATGCCGCCCCTAAGCCTGCGGAGATGAGTCTGAGGCCGTTTGAGGCGGTGTATTGGATCAAGCGTTAGCCTGATTGCCTGCGTTGGAAAAGATTACCCTCACCCTAACCCTAACCCTCTCCCTGAAAGGGAGAGGGGATACACATTGTTTCCTGCCGCTTGTTTCCCTCATAGCCTTCTCTCTGAAAGGGAGAAGGGATAAACAATGTTTCCTGGCGCTTGTTTCCCATAGCCTTCTCTCTGAAAGGGAGAAGGGATAAACAATGTTTCTTGCCGCTTGTTTCCCCCTCGCCCCTCCGGGGAGAGGGCCGGGGTGAGGGGAGAAATTACCCTTTCAGCGCCTGAACCCGACTCAGCCAGCCGTTAACGCCCTCATCGATCAGCGCTTCCGTAATCGTATTCGCCCCCTGGATCAGCGCGGGCGCCTGCCAGATCATACCTGTCTTATTCGCCATCGCGTGGAACGGCAGCAGCAACTCTTCCACCGTGTAACGGTTCGCGCCTTCTGCCCGATAGGCGTCTGCCTGGCCGCCCGTTGAAGTCATGACCATCAGCTTTTTCCCGTGCAGCGCGGTGCCGTTAGTGCCGTAGGCAAAACCGAAAGTCAGCACCTGATCCTGCCAGTCTTTGAGGATTGCCGGGGAGCTGTACCACCAGAACGGAAACATCAGCACGATAGCGTCATGCTCCAGCAGCAGCGCCTGTTCACGCGCTACGTCAATCTGGTGATCCGGGTATTCACGCTTAAGCTCATGCACGGTGACGCCCGCAATGCTTTTCAGTGCCGTCACGCCAGCATGGTTAATACGGGATTCATCAGGGGCGCGATGTGCCGCCAGAACTAATACTTTTGTCATCTTTCAGGCCTCATTTTTGGGATGGGGCTATCTTTTCAGATGACAGGCCTTACCTGTAGTCCATAACATGGCACATCTGTTTCAACTAAAGGTTACAAGCATGATGCTTTCAGCAGACGTTCATCGGCTCATTCCGGCGTTTCTGGCGGCGGCGGACTGCCAGAGTTTTTCCGAGGCAGCCCGCCAGCTTGGGGTTACGCCTGCGGCGGTGAGCAAAAGCATACGCCAGCTTGAGCAGCGGCTTGGCATCGTGCTTTTTGTGCGCAATACACACTTTGTCGTGCTTACCGAAGAAGGTACTGCGCTGCGTGATGAGGTCGCCCCCCTGTGGCAGGCGCTGAACCAGGCGCTAGTTAATCCAGGCTCGGAACCTTCAGGACTGCTGCGCGTCAGCGTCATACCCGGCTTTGGCCGCCACTGCCTGATGCCTCTCCTCGCCGAGTTTCAGCGCCGCTATCCGCTGATTCGCTTTGAGCTATCAATGGAGGCCCGCAGCGTAAACCTGATTGCCGAACGCATTGATGTGGCTATCGGCTATCGCACGGTAAGAGATAACCGCGTGGTGGCGCGCGAGCTGTATACCTCGAATATGGTTACGGCGGCATCGCCAGCCTATTTGGCGCAACACGGTACGCCACAAACGCCGGAAGATCTCAGCGAGCATCGCTGTCTCATCCACCGTAACTCTGGTACCGGGCGCCTTCAGCAGTGGATGAATAATGAAACGCTGTTTGACGAGCCTTCCGCATGGTTTATCTCCACCTCGCCGGATTCATTGGTGGATGCCGCGCTGTCCGGCATGGGGATTATTTATCTCGCCGACTGGTATCTCACCAGGCCCATAGCCGAAGGAAAGTTACAGGCGATTTTGCAGAACACGGCCACCGAGCCGCAGCAGCTCTGGGTGAAGTACGCCGGAGGAAAAGTCCCGCCAAAGACTCGGGTATTTGTAGAATATTTATACGAAAAATTAATCGGATAATTTCCCTCCCTGGACAACGCCCGTCGTTTCTACCGCCCCCGATTTACTTTGTTCTGCATCAATAAAAGCGTAAACATGTTTGATGCAAATCACTATATATAGAATTTAGAATGCACCTCGGCCCTACATGTTGTATCTATCGACTATTATAACGACGACTTCCACAGGATAAGTTTGGGGATTATCTGTGGATAAAAAGGGCCAGCTTTCGGGAAATTTTGACAGGACAAATGGCTACACGCCGCCGAATACGCCCCAACCTTTGTGGATAACCTAAAAATAAACGGAGAAATCATGACACCGCATGTGATGAAAAGAGACGGGTGCAAAGTACCTTTCACTTCAGAGCGCATCAGAGAAGCCATTCTACGTGCAGCTAAAGCAGCGGGAGTCGATGACGCGGACTATTGCGCCACCGTCGCAGACATTGTCAGTCAGCAGATGGCGGGCCGCAGCCAGGTCGACATCGGCGAGATCCAGGTCGCCGTGGAAAACCAGCTCATGGCCGGCAACTACAAGCAGCTGGCGCGTGCCTATATTGAGTATCGCCATGACCGCGATATTGAGCGCGAAAAACGTGGCCGCCTGAACCAGGAAATTCGCGGCCTGGTTGAGCAGACCAACTCTGCCCTGCTCAACGAGAACGCCAACAAGGACAGCAAGGTGATCCCTACCCAGCGCGACCTGCTGGCCGGGATCGTCGCCAAACACTACGCCAAGCAGCACCTGCTGCCGCGTGACGTGGTACTCGCGCACGAGCGTGGGGATATTCACTATCACGATCTCGACTACTCTCCGTTTTTCCCAATGTTCAACTGCATGCTGATAGATCTCAAAGGCATGCTGACCCACGGCTTTAAAATGGGTAACGCCGAGATCGAACCGCCAAAATCCATCTCTACGGCAACGGCCGTTACCGCGCAGATCATCGCTCAGGTTGCCAGCCACATTTATGGCGGAACCACCATTAACCGCATCGACGAAGTGCTGGCCCCGTTTGTGACCGAAAGTTTTAATAAGCACCGGGCAATCGCCGAAGAGTGGCAGATCCCTGATGCTGATAAGTACGCACTTTCTCGCACCGAGAAAGAGTGCTACGACGCCTTCCAGTCCCTTGAATATGAAGTGAATACTCTGCATACCGCCAACGGGCAGACGCCGTTTGTCACCTTTGGTTTTGGCCTCGGCACACGCTGGGAGTCCCGTCTGATTCAGACCTCGATTCTGCGCAACCGCATTGCCGGGCTGGGTAAAAACCGCAAAACTGCGGTGTTCCCAAAACTGGTCTTTGCTATTCGCGACGGCCTGAACCATAAGTTCGGCGACCCCAACTACGACATTAAGCAGCTGGCACTGGAATGCGCCTCCAAACGCATGTACCCGGACATTCTGAACTACGACCAGGTAGTGAAAGTCACCGGCTCGTTTAAAACGCCAATGGGTTGCCGCAGCTTCCTTGGGGTATACGAAGAAAATGGGGAGCAGATCCACGACGGGCGTAATAACCTCGGCGTGATCAGCCTGAACCTGCCGCGCATTGCGCTGGAAGCCAAAGGGGATGAAACCACCTTCTGGAAGCTGCTGGACGACCGCTTGCAGCTGGCGCGTAAGGCGCTGATGACCCGTATTGCCCGTCTGGAAGGCGTCAAAGCCCGCGTTGCCCCCATTCTCTACATGGAAGGCGCCTGCGGCGTACGCCTGAAGGCCGACGACGACGTGTCTGAGATCTTTAAAAACGGCCGGGCTTCCATTTCACTGGGCTATATCGGCATCCACGAAACGGTGAATGCCCTGTTCGGTAACCAGCATGTTTACGATAGCGAAGCCCTGCGCGAAAAAGCCGTTGCCATCGTTGCCCGCCTGCGCGAAGCCACCGATAGCTGGAAAGAAGAAACCGGCTACGGCTTTAGCCTTTACAGCACGCCAAGTGAAAACCTGTGCGACCGCTTCTGCCGCCTTGATACCGCCGAGTTTGGCGTCGTGCCTGGCGTTACGGATAAAGGTTATTACACCAACAGCTTCCACCTCGACGTCGAGAAAAAGGTGAATCCTTACGACAAAATCGACTTCGAAGCACCTTACCCACCTCTGGCTAACGGCGGCTTCATTTGCTACGGCGAGTACCCGAACATTCAGCACAACCTGCGGGCGCTGGAGGACGTGTGGGACTATAGCTACCAGCATGTGCCTTACTACGGTACCAACACGCCAATCGATGAATGCTACGAGTGCGGGTACACCGGTGAGTTCGAATGTACCAGCAAGGGCTTTACCTGCCCGAAATGCGGTAACCATGATGCGGCCCGCGTGTCGGTTACCCGCCGGGTATGCGGCTATCTCGGTAGCCCGGACGCGCGTCCGTTTAACGCCGGCAAGCAGGAAGAGGTGAAGCGCCGCGTGAAGCATCTGGGCAACGGGCAGATCGGTTAAGCCATAAAGCGAACTCCCCTCACCCTAACCCTCTCCCCTAAGGGGAGAGGGAACTGTCTGTGTAAATACTTACGCCGCGCGCTGGTTTTCTCCCTCTCCTGTGGGAGAGGGCCGGGGTGAGGGCAATCAGGTCAGGCTTATGAATTACCACCAATACTATCCCGTCGATATCGTCAATGGCCCCGGCACACGCTGTACGCTGTTTGTCTCAGGTTGCGTGCATGAATGCCCCGGCTGCTACAACAAAAGCACCTGGCGCGTGAACTCGGGCATGCCGTTTACTTCAGAAATGGCCGACCGCATTATTGCCGACCTGAACGACACCCGCGTTAAGCGCCAGGGGATCTCGCTCTCGGGCGGTGACCCGCTGCATCCGCAGAACCTGCCGGACATTCTTAAGCTGGTGCAGCGCGTGCGTGCCGAATGCCCGGGCAAGGACATCTGGGTGTGGACGGGGTATAAGATTGATGAGCTGGACGCCGCCCAGCAAGAAGTGGTGGCATTGATCAACGTGCTGGTAGACGGCAAGTTTGTTCAGGATTTAAAAGACCCGGCGCTTATCTGGCGCGGCAGCAGCAACCAGGTCATTCACCACCTGCGTTAAGACAGGCTTCCCGATAGCCAGCGGGAAGCTTCACTTCAGCACATCATGGCGATGCACATTTCCCCATTCACACATCATGTCCAGCACCGGGATCAGCGACTTCCCGCGCTCTGAAAGGCTGTACTCCACCTTGGGCGGAATTTGCGGGTATTCATCCCGGATAATCAGTCCGTCGTTTTCCAGCTCTTTCAGCGTCAGGCTCAGGGTTCTGAACGAGATAGTCTCAATGCAGCGTTTTAGCTCGTTGAAGCGAATCACCGGCTTATGTTCTGCCAGCGCATAGAGAATGATCATTTTGTATTTCCCGTTCACCAGCGACAGCGTGTAGGCAAAGCCCGTGTCGCCCATAAATGCGCAGGAATCCGGCACAGCCTTTTCGCTCATGGACACTATCCTTTGGTATAGTACATATCAACAATGACAGTATTGTACTTTAATTTAAAGCTCCCTATGATGCAAACATCAAATAAACGCTGATGGTCAGCCATCTCAAGAGGAATTAACCATGAAGACGTTAATTGTTGTTATTCATCCCAATATTAATGAATCTAAAATTAATAAACGCTGGGTAAGCGAAGTAGAAAAGAATCCGGCGTCATATACCGTCCACAATCTTTACCAGACTTATCAGGATGGGGTTATTGATGTTGCAAGTGAGCAAAAACTGATTGAGCAGCACGATAAAATTATTCTGCAATTCCCGCTGTACTGGTTTAATAGCCCGCCGTTGTTAAAGCAGTGGCTGGATGAAGTCTTTACCTATGGCTGGGCCTACGGCTCCACCAGCGGGCATAAGCTCAGAGGCCGTAAGTTCGCGCTGGCGGTAAGCGCTGGGATCAAAGAGGAGGACTTTTCCCAAGACGGACGTTATCACCATTCGTTAAAAGAAATACTCCTGCCGTTTGAAATGACGGCAAAATATGTCGAAGCGGATTACCAGCCATTCTACGCATTTTACGGTGCCGAATATGAAGTGTCAGATCAACAGCTGGAAAGTAGCGCCAAAGGATATATTGATTACCTGCAGTCCTTGTAATATTTATAACCAGCCCGCAACCCTCTCAATAAAGTAACGAGAACTCTTCCCTGGCTATTAAAAAGCCACGTAACAACGTGGCTTTTATTTATCAACGGTAAGCAAATAATGTCAAATA
This Klebsiella michiganensis DNA region includes the following protein-coding sequences:
- a CDS encoding trehalose-6-phosphate hydrolase, with product MNITPPWWQNGVIYQIYPKSFQDTTGSGTGDLKGVIKRLDYLKTLGVDALWITPFYVSPQIDNGYDVANYCAIDPTYGTLEDFDLLVAEAHQRGIRLVLDMVFNHTSTEHDWFKQAQDKHSPYREFYIWRDGTPDILPNNWRSKFGGNAWQWQAETGQYYLHLFAPEQADLNWENPAVRAELKKVCEFWANRGVDGLRLDVINLVSKDLAFPNDVNGGDGRRFYTDGPRIHEFLQEFSRDAFKPLGLMTVGEMSSTSLDNCQKYGALDGSELSMTFNFHHLKVDYPGGEKWTLAKPDYVELKSIFNHWQQGMHNVAWNALFWCNHDQPRIVSRFGHEGELRTTSAKMLAMVLHGMQGTPYIYQGEEIGMTNPHFSSIDQYRDVESLNMFAELRTLGRDSDTLMAILASKSRDNSRTPMQWDAGSNAGFSEGTPWIGLCDNYQTVNAAAALEDKDSVFYTYQQLIKLRKAEPVLTWGNYQDLLPEHPLVWSYSRQHEGQTLIVAANLSGEAQWLQLEGHEGEWDVLMSNYADAAPKPAEMSLRPFEAVYWIKR
- a CDS encoding oxidoreductase translates to MTKVLVLAAHRAPDESRINHAGVTALKSIAGVTVHELKREYPDHQIDVAREQALLLEHDAIVLMFPFWWYSSPAILKDWQDQVLTFGFAYGTNGTALHGKKLMVMTSTGGQADAYRAEGANRYTVEELLLPFHAMANKTGMIWQAPALIQGANTITEALIDEGVNGWLSRVQALKG
- a CDS encoding LysR family transcriptional regulator, producing the protein MMLSADVHRLIPAFLAAADCQSFSEAARQLGVTPAAVSKSIRQLEQRLGIVLFVRNTHFVVLTEEGTALRDEVAPLWQALNQALVNPGSEPSGLLRVSVIPGFGRHCLMPLLAEFQRRYPLIRFELSMEARSVNLIAERIDVAIGYRTVRDNRVVARELYTSNMVTAASPAYLAQHGTPQTPEDLSEHRCLIHRNSGTGRLQQWMNNETLFDEPSAWFISTSPDSLVDAALSGMGIIYLADWYLTRPIAEGKLQAILQNTATEPQQLWVKYAGGKVPPKTRVFVEYLYEKLIG
- a CDS encoding ribonucleoside-triphosphate reductase (Catalyzes the reduction of nucleoside 5'-triphosphates to 2'-deoxynucleoside 5'-triphosphates); translated protein: MTPHVMKRDGCKVPFTSERIREAILRAAKAAGVDDADYCATVADIVSQQMAGRSQVDIGEIQVAVENQLMAGNYKQLARAYIEYRHDRDIEREKRGRLNQEIRGLVEQTNSALLNENANKDSKVIPTQRDLLAGIVAKHYAKQHLLPRDVVLAHERGDIHYHDLDYSPFFPMFNCMLIDLKGMLTHGFKMGNAEIEPPKSISTATAVTAQIIAQVASHIYGGTTINRIDEVLAPFVTESFNKHRAIAEEWQIPDADKYALSRTEKECYDAFQSLEYEVNTLHTANGQTPFVTFGFGLGTRWESRLIQTSILRNRIAGLGKNRKTAVFPKLVFAIRDGLNHKFGDPNYDIKQLALECASKRMYPDILNYDQVVKVTGSFKTPMGCRSFLGVYEENGEQIHDGRNNLGVISLNLPRIALEAKGDETTFWKLLDDRLQLARKALMTRIARLEGVKARVAPILYMEGACGVRLKADDDVSEIFKNGRASISLGYIGIHETVNALFGNQHVYDSEALREKAVAIVARLREATDSWKEETGYGFSLYSTPSENLCDRFCRLDTAEFGVVPGVTDKGYYTNSFHLDVEKKVNPYDKIDFEAPYPPLANGGFICYGEYPNIQHNLRALEDVWDYSYQHVPYYGTNTPIDECYECGYTGEFECTSKGFTCPKCGNHDAARVSVTRRVCGYLGSPDARPFNAGKQEEVKRRVKHLGNGQIG
- a CDS encoding ribonucleoside-triphosphate reductase (activates anaerobic ribonucleoside-triphosphate reductase under anaerobic conditions); the encoded protein is MNYHQYYPVDIVNGPGTRCTLFVSGCVHECPGCYNKSTWRVNSGMPFTSEMADRIIADLNDTRVKRQGISLSGGDPLHPQNLPDILKLVQRVRAECPGKDIWVWTGYKIDELDAAQQEVVALINVLVDGKFVQDLKDPALIWRGSSNQVIHHLR
- a CDS encoding HxlR family transcriptional regulator, giving the protein MSEKAVPDSCAFMGDTGFAYTLSLVNGKYKMIILYALAEHKPVIRFNELKRCIETISFRTLSLTLKELENDGLIIRDEYPQIPPKVEYSLSERGKSLIPVLDMMCEWGNVHRHDVLK
- a CDS encoding NAD(P)H oxidoreductase yields the protein MKTLIVVIHPNINESKINKRWVSEVEKNPASYTVHNLYQTYQDGVIDVASEQKLIEQHDKIILQFPLYWFNSPPLLKQWLDEVFTYGWAYGSTSGHKLRGRKFALAVSAGIKEEDFSQDGRYHHSLKEILLPFEMTAKYVEADYQPFYAFYGAEYEVSDQQLESSAKGYIDYLQSL